In Duganella zoogloeoides, a single genomic region encodes these proteins:
- the pheS gene encoding phenylalanine--tRNA ligase subunit alpha, with product MYSLEQLVASAVQDFTVAQDDAAALENAKAKYLGKTGQITELMKGLGKLDPEARKAQGALINAAKQQIEAALTARRDALADAQLQARLNAEAIDVSLPGRGRAGGGLHPVMRTWERVEEIFRSIGFDVADGPEIENDWTNFTALNSPENHPARSMQDTFYIDGNDSEGKPLLLRTHTSPMQVRYARSHTPPIKVIAPGRTYRVDSDATHSPMFHQVEGLWIAENISFADLKGVYLNFVKAFFETDDLQVRFRPSYFPFTEPSAEIDIAFGSGPLKGRWLEISGSGQVHPSVVRNFGLDPEKYIGFAFGSGLERLTMLRYGVNDLRLFYEGDLRFLKQFN from the coding sequence ATGTACTCCCTGGAACAACTCGTTGCCTCAGCAGTGCAGGATTTCACGGTTGCGCAAGACGACGCCGCCGCACTGGAAAATGCCAAAGCCAAATACCTGGGCAAGACCGGCCAGATCACCGAATTGATGAAGGGCCTGGGCAAGCTCGACCCGGAAGCACGCAAGGCGCAAGGCGCCCTGATCAACGCTGCCAAGCAGCAGATCGAAGCGGCACTGACGGCCCGGCGCGACGCGCTGGCCGACGCCCAGCTGCAAGCCCGTTTGAACGCCGAGGCGATCGACGTCTCCCTGCCAGGCCGCGGACGCGCCGGCGGTGGACTGCACCCGGTGATGCGTACCTGGGAACGGGTGGAAGAGATCTTCCGCTCGATCGGTTTCGACGTGGCGGACGGCCCCGAAATCGAAAACGACTGGACCAATTTTACTGCCCTGAACAGCCCGGAAAATCACCCGGCCCGTTCGATGCAAGACACCTTCTATATCGACGGCAACGACAGCGAAGGCAAGCCGCTGCTGCTGCGCACCCACACCAGCCCGATGCAGGTGCGCTACGCGCGCAGCCACACGCCGCCGATCAAGGTGATCGCCCCGGGCCGCACCTACCGCGTCGACAGCGACGCCACCCACTCGCCGATGTTCCACCAGGTTGAAGGCCTGTGGATCGCCGAGAACATCAGCTTTGCCGACTTGAAGGGCGTGTACCTCAACTTCGTCAAGGCCTTCTTCGAGACCGACGACCTGCAAGTGCGCTTCCGTCCGTCGTATTTCCCGTTTACCGAACCGTCGGCAGAGATCGACATCGCGTTCGGCTCGGGTCCGCTCAAGGGCCGCTGGCTCGAGATTTCCGGCTCCGGCCAGGTTCATCCGAGCGTGGTGCGCAATTTCGGCCTCGACCCGGAAAAATACATCGGTTTCGCGTTCGGCTCCGGCCTCGAGCGCCTGACCATGTTGCGTTACGGCGTGAACGACCTGCGGCTGTTCTACGAAGGCGATCTGCGCTTCCTCAAGCAGTTCAACTAA
- the rplT gene encoding 50S ribosomal protein L20: MPRVKRGVTARARHKKVLNLAKGYRGRRSKVYRVAKQAVMRAGQYAYRDRRNKKRVFRRLWIARINAASREHGVTYSVFMNGLKKAAIELDRKVLADMAVMDKPAFAAIVNVVKAQIAA; encoded by the coding sequence ATGCCTAGAGTAAAACGTGGGGTTACAGCTCGTGCCCGTCATAAAAAAGTCTTAAACCTGGCCAAGGGTTACCGTGGTCGTCGTAGCAAGGTTTACCGTGTTGCCAAGCAAGCAGTCATGCGCGCTGGCCAGTACGCCTACCGCGACCGTCGTAACAAGAAGCGCGTCTTCCGCCGCCTGTGGATCGCCCGTATCAACGCCGCTTCCCGTGAGCATGGCGTGACGTACAGCGTATTCATGAACGGTCTGAAGAAAGCTGCAATCGAACTGGACCGTAAAGTCCTGGCCGATATGGCAGTGATGGACAAGCCAGCATTCGCTGCGATTGTCAACGTAGTCAAAGCACAAATCGCTGCGTAA
- the rpmI gene encoding 50S ribosomal protein L35, with protein MPKMKTKSSAKKRFRVRPGGTVKSGHAFKRHILTKKTTKSKRQLRGITNVDAADVKSVLRMMPSA; from the coding sequence ATGCCAAAAATGAAAACCAAGAGCTCCGCGAAAAAGCGTTTTCGCGTACGCCCAGGTGGTACCGTTAAGAGTGGCCACGCTTTCAAGCGTCACATTCTGACCAAGAAAACCACCAAATCCAAGCGCCAGCTGCGCGGTATCACCAATGTCGATGCGGCAGACGTGAAATCGGTTCTGCGCATGATGCCATCGGCTTAA
- the infC gene encoding translation initiation factor IF-3 has translation MLKGITIATDKSHRINGEITAPEMRLSGVDNEALGIVTLAEAFRLAEEANVDLVEIAPTAVPPVCRLMDYGKFKYSEQKKAHEAKLKQKIISVKEVKFRPGTDDGDYNIKLRNLIKFLEEGDKTKITLRFRGREMAHQDIGFRMLERLKADLEPHGQVEQFPKMEGRQMIMVLAPKKKK, from the coding sequence ATTTTAAAAGGAATCACCATAGCTACTGACAAGTCGCATCGCATCAATGGCGAAATCACTGCCCCCGAAATGCGTTTGAGCGGGGTCGATAACGAAGCACTCGGTATCGTGACTTTGGCCGAAGCCTTCCGCCTGGCGGAAGAGGCAAACGTCGACCTGGTCGAGATCGCCCCTACGGCGGTCCCGCCGGTTTGCCGTTTGATGGACTACGGCAAATTCAAGTACTCGGAGCAGAAAAAAGCTCACGAGGCGAAATTGAAGCAGAAAATCATCTCCGTGAAGGAAGTCAAATTCCGTCCGGGTACCGATGATGGCGACTACAATATCAAGCTGCGCAACCTTATCAAGTTCCTCGAAGAAGGCGATAAGACCAAGATCACGCTGCGTTTCCGCGGCCGTGAAATGGCGCACCAGGATATTGGCTTCCGTATGCTGGAACGCCTGAAAGCCGACCTCGAGCCACATGGCCAGGTCGAGCAGTTCCCGAAAATGGAAGGCCGCCAGATGATCATGGTCCTTGCTCCTAAGAAAAAGAAGTAA
- the thrS gene encoding threonine--tRNA ligase encodes MISVRLPDGSAREFEGPVTVAQVASSIATSLGKAALAGKVDGKVVDTSHLIEKNVDLAIITDKDPEGLDVIRHSTAHLLAYAVKELFPDAQVTIGPVIDNGFYYDFSYKRPFTPDDLVAIEKKMTELAKKDEPVTRKVLPRDEAVAYFKSIGEAYKAEIIASIPADQDVSLYSEGGFTDLCRGPHVPSTGKLKVFKLMKLAGAYWRGDSKNEMLQRVYGTAWAKKEDQEQYLFQLEEAEKRDHRKLGKQLDFFHFQDEAPGLVFWHPKGWTIWQQVEQYMRHKYQVNGYQEVKAPQILDASLWGKTGHWDNYRENMFVTESENRSYALKPMNCPGHVQIFNSNMRSYRDLPLRYGEFGQCHRNEPSGALHGIMRVRGFTQDDGHIFCTHEQIEPEVVSFHTQAMEVYADFHFHNIEVKLALRPDNRIGTDEVWDEAEEALRSGLRACGVTWTELPGEGAFYGPKIEYHLKDSLGRPWQVGTMQVDFFMPERLGAEYVAADNTRQVPVMLHRAIVGSMERFIGILIENYAGALPAWLAPVQVSVLNISDAQAEYVQQVAEKLRRSGFRVQTDLRNEKINYKIREHSVQKLPYILVVGDKERDANTVAVRARGNVDLGVMSIDALIERLSQDIANKA; translated from the coding sequence ATGATTTCAGTCCGCCTTCCAGATGGCTCCGCCCGCGAGTTCGAGGGTCCCGTCACCGTAGCCCAAGTAGCGTCCAGCATTGCCACCAGCCTCGGCAAAGCCGCGCTGGCCGGCAAGGTCGACGGTAAAGTCGTGGATACTTCCCACTTGATCGAGAAAAACGTCGACCTGGCCATCATCACCGACAAGGACCCCGAGGGTCTGGACGTGATCCGTCACTCGACCGCCCACTTGCTGGCCTACGCTGTCAAGGAGCTGTTCCCCGATGCGCAAGTGACCATCGGCCCGGTGATCGACAACGGCTTCTACTACGACTTCTCGTACAAGCGTCCGTTCACGCCCGACGACCTGGTGGCGATCGAAAAGAAAATGACGGAACTGGCCAAGAAGGACGAGCCGGTCACGCGCAAGGTATTGCCGCGCGACGAGGCCGTAGCCTATTTCAAGTCGATCGGCGAAGCGTACAAGGCGGAAATCATCGCCTCGATTCCGGCCGACCAGGACGTTTCGCTGTACAGCGAAGGCGGCTTCACCGACCTGTGCCGTGGCCCGCATGTGCCATCGACCGGCAAACTGAAAGTGTTCAAGCTGATGAAGCTGGCCGGTGCCTACTGGCGCGGCGACAGCAAGAACGAAATGCTGCAGCGCGTGTACGGCACGGCCTGGGCCAAGAAGGAAGACCAGGAACAATACCTGTTCCAGCTGGAAGAGGCGGAAAAACGCGACCACCGCAAGCTGGGCAAGCAGCTCGACTTCTTCCATTTCCAGGATGAGGCGCCGGGCCTGGTGTTCTGGCATCCGAAAGGCTGGACCATCTGGCAGCAAGTGGAGCAATACATGCGCCACAAGTACCAGGTCAATGGTTATCAAGAGGTCAAGGCACCGCAGATTCTCGACGCCAGCCTGTGGGGCAAGACCGGCCACTGGGACAACTACCGCGAAAACATGTTTGTCACCGAGTCGGAAAACCGCTCGTATGCACTGAAGCCGATGAACTGCCCGGGCCACGTGCAGATTTTCAACAGTAATATGCGTTCGTACCGCGACCTGCCGCTGCGCTACGGCGAGTTCGGCCAATGCCACCGCAACGAGCCGTCGGGCGCGCTGCACGGCATCATGCGCGTGCGCGGCTTTACGCAGGATGACGGCCATATTTTCTGCACCCACGAGCAGATCGAGCCGGAAGTGGTGTCGTTCCACACCCAGGCGATGGAGGTGTATGCCGATTTCCATTTCCATAATATCGAAGTGAAACTGGCGCTGCGCCCGGACAACCGCATCGGCACCGACGAAGTGTGGGACGAGGCCGAAGAAGCGCTGCGCTCGGGTCTGCGCGCCTGCGGCGTGACCTGGACCGAATTGCCGGGCGAGGGCGCGTTCTACGGTCCGAAGATCGAGTACCACCTGAAGGATTCGCTCGGCCGTCCATGGCAAGTGGGCACCATGCAGGTCGACTTCTTCATGCCGGAGCGTTTGGGCGCCGAATATGTGGCGGCGGATAACACGCGCCAGGTGCCGGTCATGCTGCACCGGGCGATCGTCGGTTCGATGGAGCGTTTCATCGGCATCCTGATCGAAAACTATGCGGGTGCGCTGCCGGCATGGCTGGCGCCGGTGCAGGTATCGGTCCTGAATATCTCGGATGCGCAGGCCGAATATGTGCAACAAGTGGCTGAAAAGCTGCGCCGCAGCGGGTTCCGCGTGCAGACCGATTTGCGTAATGAGAAAATAAACTATAAAATACGTGAACATTCCGTCCAAAAACTGCCGTACATCCTCGTGGTGGGCGACAAGGAGCGGGATGCCAACACTGTGGCCGTGCGGGCCCGGGGTAATGTCGATTTGGGCGTCATGTCCATCGATGCCCTGATCGAGCGTCTGTCGCAAGACATCGCCAACAAAGCCTGA
- a CDS encoding cation diffusion facilitator family transporter, producing MSAQNNSVRAASPSAHLHEHRSDDAKYKHVSVQRSQKVLAWALLLTLSFAVVEAVTGFMANSLALISDAGHMVTDTAALGLALLAQMISKRPPSARHSFGFGRAEALAAFVNSLVLLVLVVWIVYEAAQRFSRPEEVHGSTVFVVAGIGLLINLVLAWMLSRGDSNMNTRAALVNVMGDLLGSVAALVSGAVIYYTGWMQIDPLLSLFVALLILRSTIGVLRESYHFLMGGVPEPIDYLAVGADLEHIDGVCSVHDLHVWDMSPGEPALIGHVEIVELQRWPEILQAIKAMLLEKHGIDHITLQAEVAQQAASTPLPQP from the coding sequence ATGTCCGCTCAAAACAACAGCGTCCGCGCCGCCTCCCCTTCCGCCCACTTGCACGAGCACCGCAGCGACGACGCCAAATACAAGCACGTCAGCGTGCAGCGCAGCCAGAAGGTGCTGGCCTGGGCGCTGCTGCTCACGCTCAGCTTTGCAGTCGTGGAAGCAGTCACCGGTTTCATGGCCAACTCGCTGGCCCTGATCTCCGACGCCGGCCACATGGTGACCGACACCGCCGCGCTGGGCCTGGCGCTGCTGGCGCAAATGATTTCCAAGCGGCCGCCGTCGGCGCGCCACTCGTTCGGCTTCGGCCGCGCCGAGGCGCTGGCCGCCTTCGTCAACAGCCTGGTGCTGCTGGTCCTGGTGGTGTGGATTGTGTATGAAGCGGCGCAGCGTTTTTCCAGGCCCGAGGAAGTGCACGGCTCCACCGTGTTTGTCGTGGCGGGCATCGGCTTGCTGATCAACCTGGTGCTGGCCTGGATGCTGTCGCGTGGCGACAGCAATATGAATACGCGCGCCGCCCTCGTGAATGTCATGGGCGACTTGCTCGGCTCGGTCGCGGCGCTGGTGTCGGGCGCGGTCATCTATTACACCGGGTGGATGCAGATCGACCCGCTGCTGTCGCTGTTCGTCGCGCTGCTGATCCTGCGCTCCACCATCGGCGTGCTGCGCGAGTCGTACCACTTCCTGATGGGCGGCGTGCCCGAGCCGATCGACTATCTGGCCGTGGGCGCCGACCTCGAGCACATCGACGGCGTCTGCTCGGTGCACGACCTGCACGTGTGGGACATGTCGCCGGGCGAACCGGCGCTGATCGGCCACGTCGAGATAGTCGAACTGCAGCGCTGGCCGGAGATCCTGCAGGCGATCAAAGCCATGTTGCTGGAGAAGCATGGGATCGACCATATTACGTTGCAGGCGGAGGTGGCGCAGCAGGCGGCGTCGACGCCTCTGCCTCAGCCATGA